The DNA window CGTACTTGTTCATAATTACTTTGAACTATACTCAATTCTATACTCTCAATCTagcatttttcacttttttccatgttttcaattttatttgaattaatGAGTGATTTCCTGCTCGTATGATAGAAATAGCTGGTATGCTATTCCAactttttattagttttttccCAATGCTTGAAAGAAAAGTCCCAGCAGTTTTTTATGATATATTCGATGCCCCCTCGCCTTTGCGGAACTTTGTGGGGGACATCCGATGCGAGCCCGGTTGGTTGTATGCTCTGGCTTACTGGCTTTCTGGCCAAGAAAAGGCTGCTTGCTGGCAGGCTGCGATTCGATCTCTAGCTTCCTTCCaggtgtttgtgtttgtgttggctcactagctggctggctggctggctggctgtccTAGGCCAAACCCTTTGTTTTGGCTGGCGAATTTTCCGGTTTCTTGTTGCCAGGGCGCGCTGTAAGCTGATTTTCGTTGCTGTGTGTCTACCTTGTCGTAGGTTAGTCACAGCAGGGACCCAGGCTTGTGGCAGGTTTTCTcccttttgctcctttttttgtttttttctctgtttttgcgCCTCTTTTCCATATGccgctgctgcatttgcagcatttgttgctgcggctgctgctgctgattgaTGGTGTCAATGACTCGCCGAAGAGGCTTCTTTATCGCCGCCCGAAGGTCAAGTGTGTGCGCTGATCCCGTCCATTAGAGGCTTCTACGCCGTAGATGAGCCCTCTGCCCAGCTGTACGGGCTTATCACTCGGGTAAACAATCCGCACTGATAGTCATAGTTCGTTTAACCCATAGTTCTGGGTGTTCGGTTCTGGGTTCTGTGTTCTGGGTAGGCTGATCGGGGGATAAGAGCAGGCAGGCAGAACTACACGATTATCTAGCATAGGAGATACGCATATCTCTCTGTTCGAACTTCGAGCGCATTTGTGTTTGCCAGTGCTTAGTCACTTTTCGATGGCCTTATCTGAGAAGATGCCCAATCCAACAAACACGCAGGCATTTAGGCGATAGAGAGAGCGAGATGGTTCGTGAATCATCAAACATATAATTGGGTTTCTATCCAGAAACAGGTTTTCAGAGCAGCGCATTTCTTGGATATTTGGAGCTCCATTTTCCAAGAAGTACATCTCCAATTCTAACGGCCTTGTGTGGGCACTAAATGCGGCCACGTTCTATCATCACAACGAAACACGAAATGGGATTCTAAATAGTTCAACTTTCGCTTGTCGCGAAAATAGCGAAAAGTGAACGTTCGTGTTGCTTAGACACTTTTCAGCGTAGAATCCGAAACTGCAATAGAATTTTTCTCTAGTAATTACATAAGCATACGAGTATAAACAATTGATAATAACAATCATGGCCACTACGTGCCTGCCTTCCGAGAGCGCTGCTGAATATTTATGCATTATCCAACAGGCAGGCACATTCCCTGCACTGAAATAAATGGTACTCCACCCTCATGCAGTTCTCAAAATATCATATAAAATTGGCACATCCATCacatttggtttattattcGATTATGGAGTATATGGTAAATGGATTTTCAACACATTTAAGTAGACTTTATTTCTAAAAGAATGCAATAAAACCCCTTCTGGTTTTTCCCTGTGCAGAGCGGCGAGAAAACTTTCTGTAATAGACGACGAATCCGTGGAAATGAATTTCTCGGCGGCTGTTTTCAATGAATGAAAcaatctaaaaataaaataaatatacgaTGAACAATGTCTGGGTGACAGATGCGGGCGGGATCTCGGCTATGGGGTGGACTAGAACTATGGAGCTATGCCAATTAGTCGGCCAGATCCAGCTCCAGCTGAGCGGGCAAAATCCCACTGCCTCAGCCAACAGCGAGCACAACAATTGGGCCTTACATAAGCTGGAAACGACATTGACACCCACACACCACCCAAATCCCCGCCACAATCCGACGTGCGAAAATGTAGCCAAAAAAACACGGAACATCGGTATACGAATACTCGAATATGGGATATCTCATACATCCGTATCTTTAATTAGTATGAAATCGATCTGTGTGTAGAGTATTATGTTTGTTACGAACCTCTTATGATAGTAATTATCGATGAGACATTCGAGGGGTAATTACAAGTTGCAACTCCAGAAAACAAGCCACCCCGCAACTACACAGTATCGCCAGGGGTTTTTTGAGTGACTCATTTGAATGCCATGACATTATTCCGACTTGACGAACAAACGATATTGGAAAACAACAAAGCTGCCAAATAAACTCAACTGCTCAGGGAAAAATCCGTTGGCGAAAAATGGGAGAAACACACAAAGATAAGAGTATATTTACTCAAGACTTAACTAAAAGGCGGAATCCTGACCTTTGCACAATAAATACATTTCCTATGTGTCTGTGCAACGATTTCCTTAGGCAAAATCAAACAGGGGCCGAAAAATGAAGGCTGCTGGGCGACGTCAAGTCGTCAAGCGAgattcattcataaaaagcTCCACTCAGCACCTTCGAATCTGGAAATTCCCAGTGGTCAAACAAACGCCGTGACCTCCGCAGATAGACAATCTTCCATTTCGTCTGTCAATCGTAAGATATCATAAAAGTCGCCGATTACGTAGGCGGCAGCCTGTTGTGTCATTGGCATGCGAAATGGGCTAGGAAAAAGTCCATTAGATACACAAAAAGTACACCAAGACGTATACAAAAGTGAAATTCGCCCATTCGAGTGAGTGCTCCGTTTCACTTAACATTCTTATCACATGTCGGCCATAatgcttgtttatttttagcgtTTCGCAAGAAACAGATATGAGAATAGAGGAGATAATAGATAAACATAAATACGTTTCCCAAACCGTAAGCCGTAAGCCCATCTTCGCTGATTGCGCACTGACACAGTTTTGGGGACAACACTCAAACAACAAGCAATTGAAAACTGCTCATCgaatcacaatcacaatcactGGGGAATCGGGCCACCAGTCCCCAATAAACAAAGCGGAAGAATGTCTCGATTGATCCCCATTGTCTGGGGGCGATTAAAGGGGTGTGGCCTTCGAGTTGGAAACAAGGCAGGCAGGTTCTTACAAAGAATTTTCGGGGATCGGATTACTCACTGTGCATCTGGTTCTGGGTTCTGGTGTACAAGCGGGAgaaatggcaattaaaatccGATGCTCCGGTTTAAATAACTGCATTGAATAATCTAAGAATTTATTGAACATATTTTTGGTCGCTTATTTCTCAACTGTATTTAGCTAAATATAATAATAGGAATGTGTTTGGGCAGAGGTAGAGGTACAAGATGTGGGTATTTTAtgccttcttcttcttctttacAAATCtagctttaattttaaaatgtttttttgaaaatatggTTAATAATACTACAAATTAGAGTTAAAAAAGGTCGGTTTAGTATTCAGAGCCCCAAAACATACCCTTTGctttaattatttgattttacttATTGAATTATTGCAACTATAAAACAATAATCATTGAAACGTCTGTCTTACAGATATTAAATATGGAAGACGATTCAAATTGGTATCGTGCGGAGCTGGATGGAAAGGAAGGCCTCATACCCAGTAATTACATAGAAATGAAGAATCACGAGTAAGTTCATAACGAACTATTTCCAAATAGAAACGCACCAAATAATAATCATTTCGATTGTAGCTGGTACTACGGACGCATCACACGCGCCGATGCCGAGAAGCTGCTGTCAAATAAGCACGAAGGCGCCTTCTTGATACGCATCAGCGAATCCAGTCCCGGCGATTTCTCCCTATCAGTCAAGTGAGTTCCCTCATGGGCCCATCTTTCATATGATCGAAACCACATAATCGAAACGAAAACCTTTGCTCTACAGATGCCCCGATGGCGTTCAGCATTTCAAGGTTCTGCGCGATGCCCAAAGCAAATTCTTCCTGTGGGTGGTCAAGTTCAACTCCCTCAACGAACTGGTCGAATATCATCGGACGGCGAGCGTTTCCCGGTCGCAGGATGTCAAATTGCGAGATATGATACCTGAAGAGGTGGGTGTGCCGTCCATACCATGCCATTCCATTGACAAGTCTGCCCAGCAGACAGACATGCagattcattttaaaaatacaaatttcgCATAACACAACACATTGAGGTCATGCTTTCGTAGGCTGACGCCCACCCATTTGAACTATAAACAAGCAGTGATGCCAAGAATATTAGTTGGATTCATGATGTCCGAACGATTTCTTTATTGCAGATGCTCGTGCAGGCGCTGTACGATTTTGTGCCACAGGAATCCGGGGAATTGGACTTCAGACGCGGCGATGTCATCACCGTCACAGATCGCTCCGATGAGAACTGGTGGAACGGCGAGATCGGCAATAGGAAAGGAATCTTCCCAGCAACTTATGTGACGCCATATCATTCATAATAAGATAACTTCTAAGGAGGGACGCCACACACAACCCTCTCCGGGAAACGCTAAATACACAACACACACCCCATAACGATTAGGCAGCATCATCAGCAATTGCGAATAACAACAAGAAGAAACTAAacacaaattttaaatatttatatacaagaAACGTGGACATAAATTCTGTAGACAACGTATACAACACAAGTTTAAGCCTATAAGCCGAATGCATTTTTTACGTTTTGACGTTTTTTGATAAAACAATTACATTACGATACCATTACGAAATCGTTTATTAGCAACTGAGTGACACTTTAAACTAgatatgtaaatttatttgtgtatGCATAGGTGCGGCCGAATAAAAAGCATTCGATCGCAGTTTTCCTCTGGCATCCTTCCAGATAGATGACAAAACTCACTGCTAGCATCTTGACCGCAACTATAGGCATATGCAAGTATGTCTACATACCAGATGgcactattattattattgtaaacaaacggattttttatataaatatataatttaagttCGATGAAGAGAATTGAAAGAGAACTTTTGTCCTGTGCTTTTAAACGAGTGTTGAGGATTGCCCTACATGTGCtctttagtttatttttgatgtttttgATGTGAACGAGTGCGTTTTAAAGCGAGCAAACActtatattattatgattatatgataACGAATtacaaccaacaacaaccaacctAATGCTTAACACGTTttatagaaaacaaaacaaattcactatgaaaacaaaacttttgcctAAATGTCTCAAAGCTGAAgacaattaaaacaaaatttatattatattatcgTAAATGCCTAccacataaattaaattaatttttgcatCGCTGGTTACTATATGCATACATGCACGcatctataaataaatatgtatctTCTTAATGCAAATTGAACGATATTAGGCCTCGGCTGCACATGCAACTTTTGCGGCGACTGTAAATTGAATATGTGAAATTTTGGTCCCTTCgctttaaagtttaaaattgtcaataattataatttacatCCCGTCTTCTGACCACAAACTCTATGGACGAAAAATGAATCTTGAAAACTGGAAGGAAACATTTGTGACATGTGTAAAAAGTTTCAAACTGCTGCTATATCATATTGTGCTATAAATTATTACTACTACTATTTATATAATTGGTTGAGTGTGCTGTGTGTAACCTTTTTTGTCATCAGCAAAGCGAATTAGTTGCACGTTTGAGCGTTTTTCAACTACATAACTATATGCATTAACAAATGTAATGAGAGTTGCCAATATAAAGTaatttaaacaacaacaaaatgctAAAACGAAACATTTAAGGCCTATTTTtttatctatatataaatatatatcgaagcaaatacatttatacattttcctaATATCCACCAAACTAAGAAACACGACGACGATGCCTCATGGAAACAACACATcaaaaataacttttgatAGGCCATAGTTTATATAAGCCGCAATTTATATTGGCCAGCAGCTGGACGCACGACAGTTTTGTACTTTTTGAGCATATTTGCAGGCGTTGGCGAGCATTTCCCGGCCCAGAACCAGTAGTAGCCgcatatttaaacataaattctAATCGTAACAATAAAGCAGGCAATTGACAAGGTTTAGATATTAACTAACAAGCGAATACACAAATGAAACATTGCATACGGTATGTTAAGTTGAGGACGTAGTTTAAGCAACAAACTGATTTATCTAATAAACTATGATATATATACAATTGAATTTGATTGGGCGGCTAAAAGGGGAATTTCGACTGCAACTTGTGGAGCTATCGATAAGTGGCCGATAGTTCGGAACTTAAAACGTCTAGATCAACAGGAAACTATAACTGTTGCGTTACGTTAACAGAGCAAGCCAAATGACATGTCCTCGCTAGTTtctaatacaattttaataatgaatttGGGCATTTTAAGTGCCATGAAgtttaaaaattagttttgtaaGTTGCACATACAATACAGCCACGAAATGTTATAGTTATGAGTAAAATAAAGCTAACAGGGAACACCAAGAAAACTGTTAAAAGGAGTTGAGTCCGTGCTAAGTGTTATCGAAATTTCCATTCGCAGATGGATTTCGGTAATTTTCtagtattttatttgtaagcgCATATGGTTAATATTGCGGTCACAGTCGCGGTCACACTGGTCATAggcaataagaaaaaaaaagtgcacgGCACGGTCGTCCAATTAAGTTAATTTTTCTAAGTAAACATACAAGTGTAGATTCGCCGTGCGCATCCAAGCAAACGTACAACTGCCCACGCCGTAGTTGTCAGCCGCAAATCAAAGCCGCGATTCGTAGTTGCGCCAGCATAGCGCTCCACGTGTGAAAATAGTCAGGAAAAGCGCGCACAcacaacccacacacacacgcgcgcgcACACATACATTAAGTACACGTACACAGATGCGCGCGAGGGAAAAGCGCTAGGTCAGaggaaagtgaaaagtgaaaagcgtgAATAGAGCGCATCGGGCGTTGGGCGTCAGGAATCGGACGACGTAACCAGCTGGGTGAAAATGGCGCTGCTCTCCTACCGGGACAAGCACATTCTGAGTGCCCAGCAGCTGAGGAAGCTCAGCGAGCACAAGTACTCCTGCTTCAGCGCCAGCCTGCTTGATCCGCTGCTGCAGCCGTGGTGGAACTGGCTGGTCGCCCAGACGCCCCTTTGGCTGGCCCCCAATCTCATCACCATCGTGGGACTGATCCTCAATGTGGTCACCACCCTGATATTAATCTGGTGAGCCCCATAGCCCCACAGCCCTTGCTGCCCTTTTGCCGGTTACCCTTTACGCAAATCAGCTTCTTTGGCCTCGATGAACtatttggccagcaaatttCATCACCTCTTGCGGGGATTAGGAATCCACATCAGCTGCTTTGCTCCATCTATCAGCTGTCACTTGTCGTTCTCGGTTTGCCGAGTTTGTTTGCCAGAAAGCAAACATGTTCTCTGATTTAGAAACAGTCCTCTAGACTTCACGACTATTATAATGCTAGCATTTCTTCTACTTTCTTATTATGCAACTAGAATATGCTTTTGATCGATGATATGAAGGTTTTGATAGGGTCTTTCTtcatttacattattttcCATGTTGATCAACGTTCTTTGCAACTACATTTGTTCTATTCGTCggttgtttattttgtatgcACATTAGtcaaaaaaaagcagaaaatgaaaacaatttcctCTAGCAAATGATTGCAAATTGGTTCACTGCAAAATAGTAGAAAATCAGGCGACCACCCGTTCTCGTTTCGTAATGCGTGGCGATAGCGTATCATTCCATAACCATGCTAACTAGCCAACTAACTACATACACCCACCAGTGGGTGGGGGATTCGGTGGATGGGGCGACACCTCCCCAGAACTTGGACACGAACTATGCCAGCGATAAGATAGCGAGGGCGTCTCGCCACTTTACGCGAATTATAAGTAATCGCAATCATCGTCGTTTGTCGCCGTTTGTGACGCATTTCTTGAGTCTGAGGGCGTTGCAAAAAGAGCAACATTTAACgataagtaaataaacaaaggcGGCTAATCATCGTTGCATCTTG is part of the Drosophila yakuba strain Tai18E2 chromosome 2R, Prin_Dyak_Tai18E2_2.1, whole genome shotgun sequence genome and encodes:
- the LOC6529941 gene encoding growth factor receptor-bound protein 2; the encoded protein is MEAIAKHDFSATADDELSFRKTQILKILNMEDDSNWYRAELDGKEGLIPSNYIEMKNHDWYYGRITRADAEKLLSNKHEGAFLIRISESSPGDFSLSVKCPDGVQHFKVLRDAQSKFFLWVVKFNSLNELVEYHRTASVSRSQDVKLRDMIPEEMLVQALYDFVPQESGELDFRRGDVITVTDRSDENWWNGEIGNRKGIFPATYVTPYHS